From Desulfomonilaceae bacterium, a single genomic window includes:
- a CDS encoding YihY/virulence factor BrkB family protein, producing the protein MLKETIEAWIHDNAIRMAAALAFYTIFSLGPALLIALSVAETIVDAAAARLELTNIIERFITPVDTAYVFSLLESAKGKISGTGFPALSVITAMFAATGVFTELQSGLNTIWNVRSQRGSSILRYIETRAISFLIVLGIGILLLVSLASTTLLSAVETIISETFPILANHLYKINSLISLALIPILIASAYKFIPATKVAWGDIWLGCIVASLLLSLGKTVITVYLNLTRISSLYGAAGSLVMLLVWVYYSAQVFFFGAEMTRVYALRHGSLKKEISQPINPAS; encoded by the coding sequence TTGTTGAAAGAAACCATCGAAGCGTGGATCCACGATAACGCAATTCGAATGGCCGCCGCCTTGGCGTTTTACACAATATTTTCCCTCGGACCGGCTCTCCTGATAGCCTTGTCGGTAGCCGAAACAATTGTTGACGCCGCCGCGGCGCGGCTTGAACTTACCAACATTATCGAACGATTCATTACCCCCGTGGATACCGCCTATGTGTTTTCTCTGCTCGAATCGGCTAAAGGAAAGATATCCGGGACAGGTTTTCCGGCTTTAAGTGTAATCACCGCAATGTTTGCTGCTACCGGTGTGTTTACAGAGCTTCAAAGCGGCTTGAACACTATCTGGAATGTCAGATCTCAGAGAGGATCAAGTATTCTCAGATACATAGAAACGAGGGCAATATCGTTTCTAATAGTGCTTGGAATAGGTATCCTGCTCCTGGTCTCCCTTGCTTCGACAACACTCCTGTCTGCTGTGGAGACAATAATTTCAGAAACTTTTCCTATTCTTGCGAACCATCTATACAAAATAAATTCCCTCATATCTCTTGCATTAATCCCTATCCTTATTGCCTCGGCATACAAATTTATTCCCGCGACAAAAGTGGCGTGGGGGGATATCTGGCTAGGGTGTATAGTGGCTTCCCTGTTACTGTCTCTGGGCAAGACCGTCATCACCGTTTACCTGAATTTGACCAGGATCAGCTCCCTGTACGGCGCCGCAGGATCACTTGTTATGCTCCTTGTATGGGTATACTACTCCGCTCAAGTTTTTTTCTTTGGAGCGGAAATGACTAGAGTCTACGCGCTGCGTCACGGATCGTTGAAAAAGGAAATCTCACAGCCCATAAATCCTGCAAGTTGA
- a CDS encoding radical SAM protein, whose product MKKEELDFEQGPIRPPSEAGSLLLRVTRNCPWNRCAFCSTYKGKKFSRRPVADVLKDIDAVAEICRDIKEVSWKMGESGEFTNKVISSVFKDSRLPDSFRSVAYWIASGGETIFLQDANSLMLSTDSLIEILNHIRSRFPHVLRVTSYARASTLKSKTVDEYIRLRECGLSRLHVGMESGSDKVLNLIEKGCKSEQLLEGGKRAVQAGISLSLYVIPGIGGIEFSEDHTRETARVINGVNPAYVRFRSLYVRYNTPLAEMVDQGKFVPPDEDHIVMEIRDIIDRLENVTTTIVSDHVLNLLEEVEGKLPEDKPKILAAIDRYLNLSDKDRLMFQLGRRGGAFRTIDDLYEPGVRSRLEAAKLQIENELPGGIPEYIQAIKRRFV is encoded by the coding sequence ATGAAAAAAGAAGAACTGGATTTTGAACAAGGTCCTATCAGACCACCGAGTGAAGCAGGAAGTTTGCTTTTGCGGGTAACCAGAAATTGCCCCTGGAATAGATGCGCCTTTTGCTCCACATACAAAGGGAAGAAATTTTCCCGCAGACCCGTAGCTGACGTGTTGAAGGACATCGATGCGGTAGCCGAAATATGCCGTGATATCAAGGAAGTTTCGTGGAAAATGGGGGAATCCGGTGAATTCACCAACAAAGTGATTTCTTCGGTATTCAAGGACTCAAGGCTTCCCGATTCATTTCGATCCGTAGCCTACTGGATCGCTTCAGGAGGTGAAACGATTTTTCTTCAGGACGCGAATTCCTTGATGCTGTCCACAGATTCCCTGATTGAGATTCTCAATCATATCCGTAGTCGTTTTCCCCATGTTTTAAGAGTTACTTCCTATGCACGCGCATCCACTCTAAAGTCAAAAACGGTCGATGAATACATCAGACTCAGAGAATGTGGCCTATCCAGACTTCATGTAGGTATGGAGTCTGGTTCGGACAAAGTTCTTAATTTAATAGAAAAGGGATGCAAATCGGAACAGTTACTGGAAGGTGGAAAAAGAGCAGTTCAGGCAGGAATATCTCTTAGTTTGTACGTGATACCTGGGATCGGAGGGATTGAATTTTCAGAAGACCATACCCGAGAAACGGCTCGTGTAATAAACGGGGTCAACCCAGCTTATGTGAGATTTAGATCCCTGTATGTTCGTTACAATACTCCTCTTGCAGAAATGGTAGATCAGGGGAAATTTGTCCCACCGGATGAAGATCACATAGTCATGGAAATTAGAGATATAATAGACAGGTTGGAGAATGTTACGACCACCATTGTCAGCGATCATGTTCTGAATTTACTGGAGGAAGTCGAGGGCAAACTGCCCGAAGACAAACCTAAGATCCTCGCTGCAATTGACAGGTATCTCAATCTTTCGGATAAAGATCGTCTGATGTTCCAGTTAGGCCGTAGAGGCGGGGCTTTCAGGACTATTGATGATCTTTATGAGCCTGGTGTCAGATCTCGCCTGGAAGCGGCAAAACTTCAAATCGAAAATGAACTACCAGGTGGGATACCGGAGTACATACAGGCCATTAAAAGACGCTTCGTGTGA
- a CDS encoding enoyl-CoA hydratase/isomerase family protein gives MGFVNKSLEGSVAKLTLTRGKVNAINELVAEELRDNFKDILNDHAIKAVLITGGSGFFSFGLDIPEFLNYSKEDFTRFVEKFAELYTYIFTFPKPVIGALNGHTIAGGFMLATACDYRVMVTGKARMSLNEITFGSSLFPGSAEMLRYLVGDRKAEIIATTGDMYSAEQAREIGLIDEVATEDSLNDHVMKAAVGYVSRYGPAFESIKKLLRSDTADLMREKDYKYRSEMIDIWYSEETWARLQRIKIRG, from the coding sequence ATGGGTTTTGTGAATAAATCGCTGGAAGGTTCTGTAGCGAAATTAACCCTGACTCGAGGTAAAGTAAACGCTATAAACGAACTCGTCGCTGAAGAGCTACGCGACAATTTTAAGGATATTCTCAACGACCATGCTATCAAAGCCGTTTTGATAACAGGGGGTAGTGGGTTCTTCTCGTTCGGGTTGGATATCCCGGAGTTCCTCAACTATTCAAAGGAAGACTTCACCCGTTTTGTGGAAAAATTCGCCGAGTTGTACACCTATATTTTCACGTTTCCCAAACCAGTTATAGGCGCGTTGAACGGGCACACGATAGCGGGAGGCTTTATGTTGGCAACGGCTTGTGATTACAGAGTAATGGTTACCGGGAAAGCCAGAATGAGTTTGAATGAGATAACATTTGGATCGTCATTGTTCCCAGGGAGCGCCGAAATGCTCAGATATCTGGTGGGAGATCGAAAAGCAGAAATAATAGCTACTACTGGTGACATGTACTCCGCTGAACAGGCCAGAGAAATCGGTCTTATCGACGAAGTGGCTACGGAAGATTCTCTCAATGACCACGTCATGAAGGCTGCGGTTGGCTATGTGTCCCGTTACGGCCCAGCTTTTGAGAGTATCAAGAAGCTGCTCAGGTCTGACACGGCCGACTTGATGAGGGAAAAGGATTACAAATATCGGTCCGAAATGATCGACATCTGGTATTCTGAGGAAACCTGGGCGCGGCTCCAGAGGATTAAAATTAGAGGTTAG
- a CDS encoding MBL fold metallo-hydrolase: protein MIKITPLASGSSGNSFLIRNGQGSMLIDAGLSGKQLVERLNDAGVDPCSLKGILVSHAHMDHIKGVGVLSRKFKLPVFINEKTFNAAEKTLGKLCRRESFQTGRAFEFGGFKIHPFSVPHDCADPVGFRISNGTASVGIATDLGVVTGLVRTLLTGLTAVILESNHDPAMLRDGPYPWELKQRVRSRLGHLSNEQSATLLERIVSDELRIVILAHMSETNNTEELAKECARESLRAFIAQRGSIILATQHHVGPTVEL, encoded by the coding sequence TTGATAAAGATTACGCCTTTGGCAAGCGGGAGTTCCGGGAATTCATTTTTGATTCGCAACGGTCAAGGATCAATGCTGATTGACGCGGGTCTATCCGGAAAACAACTTGTTGAGCGACTGAACGACGCCGGAGTTGATCCGTGCTCTTTGAAAGGAATACTGGTCTCTCACGCTCATATGGATCATATCAAAGGTGTCGGAGTCCTATCTCGTAAATTTAAACTTCCTGTCTTCATTAATGAAAAGACATTTAACGCCGCAGAGAAAACCCTCGGTAAATTATGCAGGAGAGAATCGTTTCAAACGGGTCGGGCCTTTGAATTTGGCGGCTTCAAGATTCATCCTTTCTCTGTGCCACACGATTGCGCTGACCCCGTAGGTTTTAGAATTTCAAACGGGACCGCAAGTGTCGGAATAGCTACGGATTTAGGGGTAGTCACGGGCCTTGTCAGGACCCTGTTGACAGGTTTGACGGCCGTAATCCTAGAGAGCAATCATGACCCCGCAATGCTAAGAGACGGCCCTTATCCGTGGGAACTCAAACAGCGGGTTAGAAGCAGGTTGGGTCATCTTTCAAATGAACAGAGCGCAACCCTTTTGGAACGAATCGTGAGCGATGAACTTAGAATTGTAATCCTCGCCCATATGTCAGAGACCAACAACACGGAAGAACTCGCTAAAGAATGCGCCCGGGAAAGTTTGCGGGCCTTCATAGCTCAAAGGGGGTCAATAATCCTCGCGACCCAACATCACGTGGGCCCCACCGTTGAATTGTAG
- a CDS encoding S41 family peptidase, with protein MLIRKPFRFSFSLLLCLVFISIGHQGLCADSSSKSSPDYKELKLFRQVMEIVRKNYVKEVTDKELIQGAISGMLQSLDPHSSYLTEDMFKELQVETKGEFGGLGIEITLDGGILTVVSPIEDTPAFKAGIKPGDKIIKINGEPTKSITLHSAVQQMRGPKGTKVTLTIMREGFKKLKDFTITRDIIHVHSVKKEALEPGYGYVKIVSFQETTDTDLMAAIKDLENNDTSKSADKKGKKDDPPMKGMILDLRNDPGGLLDQAVKVANLFIDKGLIVYTDGRVKDQRMEFRASPAGTHYKFKLAVLINEGSASASEIVAGCLQDHDRALIFGTKSFGKASVQTIIPLDNGSGLRLTTAYYYTPKGRHIQKTGILPDVDLKAEIQKREEEEIAAEECKDGKKVEKKQPPGAGRFGKETKADLEKDLVVKKALEWLKSDVSVKKFKQEHEKPAANTTASK; from the coding sequence ATGTTGATACGGAAACCGTTTAGATTCAGTTTTAGTTTACTTCTTTGCCTGGTGTTCATCTCGATTGGACATCAAGGTCTTTGCGCCGACTCAAGCTCCAAGTCTTCTCCGGATTACAAAGAGCTTAAATTATTCAGGCAGGTAATGGAGATAGTTCGCAAGAACTATGTCAAGGAAGTCACGGACAAAGAGCTTATCCAGGGAGCAATTAGTGGAATGCTTCAATCCCTGGATCCTCATTCCTCGTATTTAACCGAGGATATGTTCAAAGAACTTCAAGTCGAAACCAAGGGGGAGTTCGGTGGTCTTGGAATCGAGATTACTCTTGATGGTGGGATTTTAACGGTCGTTTCCCCGATCGAGGACACTCCAGCCTTTAAAGCGGGCATTAAACCTGGCGACAAGATCATCAAAATAAATGGTGAACCTACTAAAAGCATCACGCTCCACAGCGCGGTTCAGCAAATGCGCGGTCCCAAGGGTACCAAAGTGACCTTGACAATAATGCGTGAAGGATTCAAGAAACTTAAGGATTTCACCATTACGCGTGACATCATCCACGTCCACTCGGTAAAAAAGGAAGCGCTTGAACCCGGTTACGGTTATGTGAAGATCGTCAGTTTTCAGGAAACCACGGATACGGATCTAATGGCCGCTATCAAGGACCTCGAAAATAATGACACTAGCAAATCAGCGGACAAAAAAGGCAAGAAAGATGACCCCCCCATGAAGGGTATGATCCTTGACCTTAGGAATGATCCAGGGGGTCTTCTGGACCAAGCGGTTAAAGTGGCCAATTTGTTCATTGACAAAGGCTTGATTGTTTATACTGATGGTCGTGTCAAAGATCAGAGAATGGAGTTCAGGGCCTCACCAGCGGGGACTCATTACAAATTCAAGCTGGCCGTCCTTATCAATGAAGGAAGCGCAAGCGCTTCGGAGATCGTCGCTGGTTGTCTGCAAGACCATGATCGCGCTCTAATTTTTGGGACAAAGTCATTTGGAAAGGCGTCCGTGCAGACGATTATCCCTCTGGACAACGGTTCGGGCCTCCGACTCACCACTGCCTATTATTACACTCCCAAAGGTCGCCATATACAAAAGACAGGGATCCTGCCGGATGTCGATTTGAAGGCTGAGATTCAAAAACGAGAAGAGGAAGAAATAGCGGCGGAAGAATGTAAGGACGGAAAGAAAGTTGAGAAAAAGCAGCCTCCAGGAGCGGGAAGATTCGGCAAAGAGACGAAGGCTGACCTGGAAAAGGATCTTGTAGTTAAGAAAGCTTTAGAATGGTTAAAATCAGACGTGTCGGTCAAGAAATTTAAACAGGAACATGAAAAACCGGCAGCAAACACTACAGCTTCGAAATAG